A single genomic interval of Zunongwangia sp. HGR-M22 harbors:
- a CDS encoding lipopolysaccharide biosynthesis protein — MGVIINQSVKNMMTTYAGFGLGALNTLFLYTYFLDQQYYGLVSFLLSAANLMWPFMAFGVHSTVVKFFSSYKTKEEQDKLLNLALILPLAISLILGLIGHFTYEFLLDYFSDGNELVKPYVWLIYLLAIATAYFEIFFAWAKIYYKSVFGNFMKEVVHRLGTTILLFLVYFDLLAADNFMYGVGLVFLLRLLVMGAYAFNLHRPTLKFSFPSNLSRVLKYTALILIAASVATALLDLDKVMIESYLPIENVAIYGIGIYIATVISVPQKAMHQITNPITAEYLNTRNFGKLEDLYKKSSINLSIVSALIFILIITNVHTLYELIPEEYSLSILIVLLISLVKLYDNVLAINNSILFNSDYYRLVLAIGVLLVLLAFLLNLFFIPRFGIEGAAMATFIAFFIYNTSKIILVQKKFKMNPFTKHSILLLGLCLLFTLVFYFWEFPFHPILGIALKGGITSILYISAVYFLNFSEEINTMLRSILAKIR; from the coding sequence ATGGGCGTAATAATTAACCAGTCGGTCAAAAATATGATGACCACCTATGCAGGTTTTGGCCTTGGTGCGTTAAACACGCTTTTTTTATATACTTATTTTTTAGATCAGCAGTATTATGGATTGGTAAGTTTCCTTCTTTCTGCGGCGAATTTAATGTGGCCGTTTATGGCCTTTGGCGTTCATAGTACCGTTGTGAAATTTTTTTCGAGCTACAAAACAAAAGAAGAGCAGGATAAATTATTAAATCTGGCTTTGATTCTGCCCTTAGCGATTTCACTTATTCTGGGGCTTATTGGTCATTTCACGTATGAGTTTTTATTGGATTATTTTTCTGACGGAAACGAACTGGTAAAACCTTATGTGTGGTTAATTTATCTTTTGGCGATTGCAACGGCGTATTTCGAAATCTTTTTTGCCTGGGCAAAGATTTACTATAAAAGCGTTTTTGGAAATTTTATGAAAGAAGTAGTACATCGATTGGGCACCACGATTCTGCTATTTCTTGTTTATTTTGATTTGCTGGCAGCAGATAATTTTATGTATGGAGTAGGATTGGTGTTTTTACTTCGATTATTGGTGATGGGCGCTTATGCATTTAATTTGCATCGACCTACGCTAAAATTTAGTTTTCCTTCTAATTTAAGTAGAGTTTTAAAGTATACTGCTTTAATACTTATCGCAGCATCGGTAGCTACGGCGTTGCTTGATTTGGATAAAGTGATGATTGAATCTTATTTGCCAATCGAAAATGTAGCAATCTACGGAATAGGAATTTATATTGCTACCGTAATTTCGGTACCGCAAAAAGCAATGCATCAAATTACCAATCCAATTACCGCGGAATATCTAAATACCCGAAACTTTGGGAAACTTGAAGATTTGTATAAAAAAAGCTCGATTAATTTATCGATTGTTAGTGCGCTTATTTTTATTCTAATTATTACCAACGTTCATACATTATACGAACTAATTCCCGAAGAATATTCACTAAGTATCCTGATCGTCCTTTTGATCTCTCTGGTAAAACTTTATGACAATGTTTTAGCGATAAATAATAGTATTCTATTTAATTCAGATTACTATCGATTGGTTTTAGCAATAGGCGTTTTATTGGTGCTATTGGCCTTTTTACTGAATTTATTTTTTATTCCACGATTTGGGATAGAAGGCGCGGCGATGGCTACTTTTATCGCTTTTTTTATTTATAATACTTCAAAGATTATCTTGGTACAGAAAAAATTCAAAATGAATCCTTTTACCAAGCATAGTATTTTATTATTAGGTTTATGCCTTTTATTTACACTTGTATTTTATTTTTGGGAATTCCCTTTTCATCCAATTTTAGGTATCGCGTTGAAGGGCGGGATTACGTCTATTTTATATATTTCTGCCGTATATTTTTTAAATTTTTCCGAAGAGATAAATACAATGCTCAGGTCGATCTTAGCCAAGATTAGGTAA
- a CDS encoding glycosyltransferase family 4 protein, protein MKKVLIITYYWPPAGGPGVQRWLKFVKYLRDFGIEPVIYIPENPNYPLVDKSFLKEVPEDIEIIRRPIFEPYKFASFLSKKDTKTISSGIIKRKEKQSFMQKLMLYIRGNFFIPDARKFWIKPSVKFLKSYLKTSDIETVITTGPPHSLHLIGLELKKELELQWIADFRDPWTQIGYQKELKLTKNSAEKHQRLESKVLNSADKIITTSFTTKKEFASKTSKPIHVITNGFDTELNAETNLQLKLDENFSISHIGSLLSGRNPASLWKVLAEISAENKHFRSDLELKLYGAVSDEVVQSINEADLEKNLLLGGYISHSEALHLQKTSQILLLIEINSEETKGIIAGKLFEYLAAKRPILAIGPSDWDVARIIEETSSGKSFQYQEEKALKEFILSSYQNYRENKLLSDSKNIEDYHRKNLTKKLAELIKK, encoded by the coding sequence ATGAAAAAAGTGCTGATTATTACCTATTACTGGCCACCGGCTGGTGGTCCTGGTGTTCAGCGCTGGTTGAAATTTGTTAAATATCTTAGGGATTTTGGAATCGAGCCGGTAATTTATATTCCTGAAAATCCTAATTATCCTTTAGTGGATAAATCTTTTTTAAAAGAAGTTCCAGAAGATATCGAGATTATTCGTCGGCCAATTTTTGAACCGTATAAATTTGCTTCTTTTTTATCTAAAAAGGATACAAAAACCATAAGTTCTGGAATTATTAAACGGAAAGAAAAGCAGAGTTTTATGCAGAAACTGATGCTTTACATACGCGGTAATTTTTTTATTCCAGATGCTCGAAAATTTTGGATAAAACCATCGGTAAAATTTCTAAAATCGTATCTAAAAACGAGTGATATTGAGACTGTTATTACCACAGGGCCTCCGCATAGTTTACATCTTATTGGCTTAGAGTTAAAAAAAGAACTTGAATTGCAATGGATTGCCGATTTTAGGGATCCGTGGACGCAAATTGGCTACCAAAAAGAGCTGAAACTCACTAAAAATTCTGCTGAAAAACATCAAAGATTAGAAAGCAAAGTTTTAAATTCGGCTGATAAGATTATTACCACCAGTTTTACCACTAAAAAAGAATTTGCTTCAAAAACATCGAAACCTATCCATGTTATTACCAATGGTTTTGATACGGAGTTGAATGCTGAAACTAACCTTCAATTGAAATTAGACGAAAACTTCAGTATTTCTCATATTGGCTCATTACTTTCAGGTAGAAATCCTGCCTCACTTTGGAAAGTTTTAGCTGAGATTTCCGCAGAAAATAAACATTTCAGAAGCGATCTTGAACTGAAATTATACGGAGCGGTTAGTGATGAAGTGGTGCAAAGTATAAATGAAGCCGACTTGGAGAAAAACCTGCTTTTAGGTGGTTATATTAGTCATTCTGAAGCTTTACATCTTCAAAAAACATCTCAGATATTGTTATTGATCGAAATAAATTCCGAAGAAACTAAAGGTATTATTGCCGGGAAACTATTCGAATATTTAGCAGCAAAACGTCCAATATTAGCTATTGGGCCATCAGATTGGGATGTCGCCAGAATTATTGAAGAAACCTCTTCAGGAAAAAGTTTTCAATATCAAGAAGAAAAGGCTTTAAAAGAATTTATTTTAAGTTCTTATCAAAATTATCGTGAAAACAAACTACTTTCGGATAGCAAAAATATCGAGGATTATCATCGCAAAAACCTCACAAAAAAATTGGCGGAATTGATCAAAAAATAG
- a CDS encoding DUF4834 family protein — translation MLVYFGFKILLKYFGPMLLKYAMRKMGRKFEQQFSQQFGGGPQRTQQQKSAKEGKVSIDKEPKNRRKSNKEVGEYIDYEEID, via the coding sequence ATGTTAGTATACTTCGGTTTCAAAATATTACTGAAGTATTTTGGGCCAATGTTGTTGAAGTATGCCATGAGAAAAATGGGAAGAAAATTCGAACAGCAATTTAGCCAGCAGTTTGGCGGTGGGCCACAAAGAACTCAGCAACAAAAGAGTGCAAAAGAAGGCAAGGTTAGTATAGATAAAGAGCCGAAAAATCGTAGAAAATCAAACAAAGAGGTTGGTGAATATATCGATTACGAAGAAATTGATTAA
- a CDS encoding transporter, protein MHRLTAIVFAFLANSILCNAQFTETINSNRPGQSQGAFAAGTGVYQLEAGGFYGNNNHDLRGTDTDLYGANYMLRAGFLADILELSIMGRYQFEETSILQGGQNRIYERSNFPFNTIGAKVLLYDPYKNGDNRREVNLKSWKANQKFDWRQLIPAVSLYGGANVTIQDDNPYRFEGENKYTPKVTLITQHNWGRWVWVMNLTAEKFTETYPSYQFIGTLTHALNPKFAIFGEYQAIFGDLYADDLFRAGAAYLVTDYLQFDLAGLANVKDTPSRWQIQAGLSVRLNFHKDIRTNNELSREGKRNEFNY, encoded by the coding sequence ATGCACAGACTAACCGCTATTGTATTCGCTTTTTTAGCAAATTCAATCTTATGCAACGCGCAATTTACAGAAACCATTAATTCTAATAGACCAGGCCAATCCCAAGGTGCTTTTGCAGCAGGAACAGGCGTTTACCAATTAGAAGCTGGTGGCTTTTATGGTAATAATAACCATGATCTTCGTGGTACAGACACCGATTTGTACGGAGCTAACTATATGCTTAGAGCTGGTTTTCTTGCTGATATTTTGGAACTAAGCATTATGGGAAGATATCAATTTGAAGAAACGAGCATTTTACAGGGAGGTCAAAACCGTATTTACGAGAGAAGTAACTTTCCTTTTAATACCATTGGAGCTAAAGTATTACTTTACGATCCCTATAAAAATGGTGATAATCGTCGCGAAGTAAATCTAAAAAGCTGGAAAGCAAATCAGAAATTCGATTGGCGACAATTAATTCCTGCGGTTTCACTTTACGGTGGTGCGAATGTTACGATACAAGATGACAATCCCTATCGCTTTGAAGGTGAAAACAAGTATACTCCAAAAGTTACTTTAATTACTCAACATAATTGGGGTAGATGGGTTTGGGTTATGAATCTTACTGCCGAGAAATTTACTGAAACCTACCCAAGCTACCAGTTTATTGGAACGCTAACTCATGCTCTAAATCCCAAATTTGCGATTTTTGGAGAATATCAGGCTATATTTGGGGATTTATACGCCGACGATCTTTTTCGAGCTGGAGCGGCTTATTTAGTTACTGATTATTTACAATTTGATCTTGCAGGTTTGGCAAATGTAAAAGACACACCGTCTCGATGGCAAATACAGGCAGGCTTGTCGGTTCGGTTAAACTTTCATAAGGATATAAGAACTAATAATGAGCTATCGAGAGAAGGCAAACGCAATGAATTTAATTACTAA
- a CDS encoding aminotransferase class I/II-fold pyridoxal phosphate-dependent enzyme gives MRDLFDKIYKDKGPLGKWAEQAEGYFVFPKLEGPISNRMKFRGRDVITWSVNDYLGLANHPEVRKVDAEAAAEWGSAYPMGARMMSGHTSLHEKLQDELASFVHKQAAYLLNFGYQGMVSTIDALVSKQDVIVYDVDAHACIIDGVRLHLGQRFTYKHNDMESIEKNLQRATKIAEQTGGGILLISEGVFGMRGEQGKLKEIVELKKKYNFRLFVDDAHGFGTLGKTGAGAGEEQGVQDDIDVYFATFAKSMASTGAFIAGDKEIIDYLKYNLRSQMFAKSLQMQLVVGALKRLEMLRTIPDLKNKLWENVNALQNGLKNNGFDIGTTQSCVTPVYLKGSIPEAMALVKDLRENHGVFCSIVVYPVIPKGLILLRMIPTASHTLQDVEETLEAFSAIRERLENGTYKRLSASVEAAMANKS, from the coding sequence ATGAGAGATCTGTTTGATAAAATATATAAGGACAAAGGACCTTTAGGAAAATGGGCAGAACAGGCAGAGGGATACTTTGTGTTCCCAAAGCTGGAGGGGCCTATTTCTAACAGAATGAAGTTTAGAGGTAGAGATGTGATCACGTGGAGTGTGAACGATTATTTAGGTCTTGCTAATCACCCAGAAGTAAGAAAAGTAGACGCCGAGGCAGCAGCCGAGTGGGGTTCTGCTTATCCAATGGGAGCAAGAATGATGAGCGGTCATACTAGTTTGCATGAAAAACTTCAGGACGAGCTGGCTTCTTTTGTGCACAAGCAGGCTGCTTATCTTTTAAACTTTGGATACCAGGGAATGGTTTCTACGATCGATGCGTTAGTATCTAAACAAGATGTAATTGTATATGATGTAGATGCTCATGCTTGTATTATCGACGGTGTTCGCCTTCATTTAGGACAACGCTTTACGTATAAGCATAATGATATGGAAAGTATCGAAAAAAACCTGCAAAGAGCTACCAAAATTGCAGAACAAACCGGAGGAGGAATTCTTTTAATTTCTGAAGGTGTTTTTGGAATGCGTGGTGAGCAGGGAAAACTTAAAGAAATAGTAGAGCTTAAAAAGAAATATAATTTCCGTCTTTTTGTAGATGATGCCCATGGTTTCGGAACTTTAGGAAAAACGGGAGCAGGAGCAGGAGAAGAACAAGGTGTGCAAGATGATATCGATGTATATTTTGCCACTTTTGCGAAATCTATGGCTAGTACTGGTGCATTTATTGCGGGTGACAAAGAAATTATAGATTACCTAAAGTATAATTTAAGATCACAAATGTTTGCGAAATCGCTGCAAATGCAATTAGTGGTTGGAGCTTTAAAGCGTCTAGAAATGTTAAGAACTATCCCTGATCTTAAAAATAAGCTTTGGGAAAATGTAAATGCACTTCAAAACGGCTTAAAAAATAATGGTTTTGATATTGGTACAACGCAAAGTTGTGTAACACCTGTTTATCTAAAAGGTAGTATTCCCGAGGCTATGGCTTTGGTGAAGGATCTTCGTGAAAATCACGGTGTATTTTGTTCTATTGTTGTTTATCCTGTTATTCCAAAAGGATTAATCTTATTAAGAATGATACCTACGGCTTCTCACACTTTACAGGATGTCGAAGAAACTTTAGAAGCTTTTTCAGCAATTAGAGAGCGTTTAGAAAACGGAACTTATAAAAGGCTTTCTGCATCGGTAGAGGCAGCAATGGCCAATAAGTCATAG
- a CDS encoding PLP-dependent cysteine synthase family protein, translating into MKEDLQVYDNVLQLIGKTPLVQLNKITEGFKGDFYAKVESFNPGHSSKDRIALYIIEEAERKGILKPGDTIIETTSGNTGFSIAMVSQVKGYDCILAVSSKASKDKIDMLRTMGAKVYVCPAHVAADDPRSYYEVAKRLHSEIKGSVYINQYFNELNTEAHYKSTGPEIWNQTEGKITHLIACSGTGGTISGTARYLKEQNPNVNIIGIDAYGSVLKKYHETREFDSEEIYPYRIEGLGKNLIPTATDFDAIDRFVKVTDEESAHTARELAKVEGMFVGYTSGAAMQGLKQLAEAGEFDENSKVVMIFPDHGSRYMSKIYSDKWMEEQGFFDTKNEAEVKAIEFIK; encoded by the coding sequence ATGAAAGAAGATTTGCAGGTGTACGACAATGTTCTACAACTTATAGGAAAAACACCGCTAGTACAACTTAATAAGATCACTGAAGGTTTCAAAGGAGATTTCTATGCAAAAGTAGAATCATTTAATCCAGGACATTCTTCTAAGGATCGAATTGCTTTATATATTATAGAAGAAGCTGAAAGAAAAGGAATCTTAAAACCTGGTGATACGATTATAGAAACCACTTCTGGTAACACAGGTTTTAGTATTGCGATGGTTAGTCAGGTTAAAGGTTACGACTGTATTTTGGCAGTGAGCTCTAAAGCATCGAAAGATAAAATCGATATGCTAAGAACAATGGGAGCGAAAGTATATGTTTGTCCTGCGCATGTTGCTGCAGACGATCCACGTTCTTATTACGAAGTAGCTAAGAGACTTCATAGTGAAATTAAAGGTTCTGTTTATATTAATCAGTATTTTAACGAATTAAATACTGAAGCACATTATAAATCTACAGGCCCTGAAATTTGGAATCAGACTGAAGGTAAAATCACTCATCTAATCGCTTGTAGTGGTACTGGAGGTACAATTTCTGGAACAGCAAGATATTTAAAAGAGCAAAATCCCAATGTTAATATTATTGGTATTGATGCTTATGGTTCAGTATTAAAAAAATACCATGAAACCAGAGAATTTGATAGCGAAGAGATCTATCCATACCGAATTGAAGGACTGGGTAAAAATTTAATCCCTACTGCTACAGATTTTGATGCTATCGATAGGTTTGTTAAAGTAACAGATGAGGAAAGTGCACATACTGCCAGAGAGCTTGCTAAGGTGGAAGGAATGTTTGTAGGCTATACCAGCGGAGCCGCGATGCAGGGATTAAAACAATTAGCTGAAGCGGGTGAGTTTGATGAAAACAGTAAGGTGGTAATGATATTTCCAGATCATGGTAGTCGCTATATGAGTAAAATTTATAGCGATAAATGGATGGAAGAACAAGGCTTCTTTGATACTAAAAATGAAGCTGAGGTTAAAGCAATAGAGTTTATTAAATAG
- a CDS encoding S9 family peptidase: MNKEVQPPKARKIPAELTIHGDIRVDNYYWMNDREDPEVIAYLNAENEYNEKQTAHTKDFQASLFEEMKARIKEDDQSVPYRLNGYWYITRFEKGGDYPIFSRKKGTQDAPEEVMFNVNIMAEGFEYYRLGGLNVSPDNKMVAFGTDTVSRRKYTIQIKNLETGELYPEKIENTTGGSTWANDNKTLYYTKKDEQTLRSFQIYKHILGTDPAKDELVFQEDDETFNTYVYKSKSKKYIIIGSHSTLTTEYRVLEADKPEGEFKVIQPRVRGLEYSISHFGEYFYILTNKDEAQNFKLMKTLTSATEMENWEDVIAHREDVLLEDIDIFKDFLVIGERKNGLNEIRIIRWDESDDYYIPFDNETYTAYTSINPDFDTEVLRYTYNSMTTPTSVVDFNMVTKQKTVLKEQAVLGGNFNKENYTSERIWATAEDGTKVPVSLVYRKGVQKDGNNPLLQYAYGSYGSTIDPYFSTVRLSLLDRGFIYAIAHIRGGEYLGRNWYEDGKLFTKRNTFTDFIDVSKHLITEKYTSEEKLFAMGGSAGGLLMGAVINMAPQLYKGVIAAVPFVDVVTTMLDDSIPLTTGEYDEWGNPNEKDFYEYMLSYSPYDNVVAQDYPNMLVTTGLHDSQVQYWEPAKWVAKLRELKTDNNLLLLHTNMDTGHGGASGRFVALKEVAEEYAFLFDLAGIKE; the protein is encoded by the coding sequence TTGAATAAAGAAGTGCAGCCGCCAAAGGCTAGAAAAATACCTGCAGAATTAACGATTCACGGCGATATTAGAGTCGATAATTATTACTGGATGAACGATCGTGAAGATCCAGAAGTAATTGCTTATTTAAATGCCGAAAATGAATATAATGAAAAGCAAACGGCGCATACCAAAGATTTTCAGGCAAGTTTGTTTGAAGAAATGAAGGCAAGGATCAAGGAAGACGATCAATCTGTACCTTATCGCTTAAATGGCTATTGGTATATCACAAGGTTTGAAAAGGGTGGCGATTATCCAATATTTTCAAGAAAAAAAGGTACTCAGGATGCACCGGAAGAAGTGATGTTTAATGTGAACATTATGGCTGAAGGTTTCGAATATTATCGTTTGGGTGGGTTAAATGTGAGCCCTGATAACAAGATGGTCGCTTTTGGAACCGACACGGTTAGTCGAAGAAAATATACCATCCAGATCAAGAATTTGGAAACCGGGGAGTTATACCCAGAAAAAATAGAGAATACAACCGGTGGTTCTACATGGGCTAACGATAATAAGACATTATATTATACCAAGAAAGACGAGCAGACTTTGCGAAGCTTTCAGATCTATAAACATATTTTAGGAACAGATCCTGCAAAAGACGAGCTGGTTTTTCAGGAAGATGATGAGACCTTTAATACTTATGTTTATAAGTCGAAGTCTAAAAAATATATCATCATTGGTTCGCATAGTACTTTAACTACGGAGTACCGAGTTTTAGAAGCCGATAAACCTGAAGGTGAATTTAAAGTGATTCAGCCAAGAGTACGCGGATTAGAATACAGTATTTCACATTTTGGCGAGTATTTTTATATTTTGACCAATAAAGATGAAGCCCAGAATTTTAAGTTGATGAAAACATTAACTTCAGCTACAGAGATGGAAAACTGGGAAGATGTGATCGCGCATCGTGAAGATGTATTGTTAGAAGATATCGATATTTTTAAAGACTTTCTGGTTATTGGGGAACGTAAAAACGGACTCAATGAAATAAGAATTATTCGCTGGGACGAAAGTGATGATTATTATATTCCGTTTGATAATGAAACCTATACCGCATATACTTCTATCAATCCAGATTTTGATACAGAGGTGCTTCGTTATACGTATAACTCGATGACGACACCAACTTCAGTTGTCGATTTTAATATGGTTACCAAACAAAAAACTGTATTAAAAGAGCAGGCCGTATTAGGTGGTAATTTCAATAAAGAGAATTATACTTCAGAACGTATTTGGGCTACTGCCGAGGATGGAACTAAAGTTCCGGTGTCTTTGGTGTATAGAAAAGGAGTTCAAAAGGATGGGAATAATCCTTTACTTCAATATGCTTATGGTTCGTATGGTTCAACCATCGATCCTTATTTTTCAACCGTAAGATTAAGTTTGTTGGATCGAGGATTTATTTATGCGATTGCACATATTCGTGGTGGAGAATACTTAGGAAGAAACTGGTATGAGGATGGTAAACTTTTTACCAAGCGCAATACGTTTACCGATTTTATAGATGTTTCTAAACATCTTATTACAGAAAAGTATACTTCCGAAGAAAAATTATTCGCTATGGGAGGTTCAGCAGGAGGTTTGTTGATGGGCGCGGTGATCAATATGGCGCCACAATTATACAAAGGTGTTATTGCGGCAGTTCCTTTTGTAGATGTTGTAACCACCATGTTAGATGATAGTATTCCATTAACCACGGGAGAATATGATGAGTGGGGAAATCCTAACGAAAAAGATTTTTACGAGTATATGCTATCATATTCACCATACGATAATGTAGTAGCTCAGGATTATCCTAATATGTTAGTAACTACAGGTTTGCACGATTCACAAGTCCAATATTGGGAACCTGCAAAATGGGTTGCCAAATTACGTGAGTTAAAGACTGATAATAATCTTTTGTTATTGCATACAAATATGGACACCGGTCATGGTGGGGCTTCCGGAAGATTTGTGGCGCTTAAAGAAGTTGCCGAAGAATATGCTTTTTTGTTCGATTTAGCCGGAATTAAGGAATAA
- a CDS encoding YbaB/EbfC family nucleoid-associated protein, which yields MFGDMMGMMNKIKEAQDNVEKTKERLKTVLIDEQSSDGLLKVTVTAAREVKSIDIADELLEDKEQLEDYLVLTLNKAIAKASDINEKELGAAAKDGMPDIPGLGDMFK from the coding sequence ATGTTTGGAGATATGATGGGTATGATGAATAAGATCAAAGAAGCCCAAGACAATGTAGAAAAAACAAAAGAACGCCTAAAAACAGTACTTATTGACGAGCAATCTAGCGACGGACTATTAAAAGTGACTGTGACTGCAGCTCGCGAAGTGAAAAGTATCGATATTGCTGATGAACTTTTAGAGGATAAAGAACAATTAGAAGATTATTTAGTGCTTACACTTAATAAAGCTATCGCAAAAGCTTCAGATATTAACGAAAAAGAACTTGGAGCTGCTGCAAAAGACGGAATGCCAGATATTCCTGGTCTTGGTGATATGTTTAAATAA
- a CDS encoding redoxin domain-containing protein, protein MKNVLPRKQAPQLRVQTTKGVEWDITNANPENFTMIVFYRGIHCPVCKKYLSELNSKIDEFKERGIDVICISANTEELAKKTLESWEVDQLNIGYGLLTEDARKWDLYISEGINDKEPDAFFEPGLFLIKPDNSVYAASIQSMPFARPEFEAILKAVDFVLDKNFPARGEA, encoded by the coding sequence ATGAAAAATGTATTGCCAAGAAAGCAAGCGCCACAATTAAGAGTTCAAACCACAAAGGGTGTAGAATGGGATATTACAAATGCAAATCCAGAGAATTTTACAATGATCGTTTTTTATCGAGGGATTCACTGCCCGGTTTGTAAGAAATATCTAAGCGAATTAAATTCAAAGATCGATGAATTTAAAGAGCGTGGAATCGATGTGATTTGCATAAGTGCGAATACTGAAGAATTAGCGAAAAAAACATTAGAATCTTGGGAGGTAGATCAACTAAATATTGGCTACGGTTTATTAACTGAAGATGCGAGAAAATGGGATCTTTATATTTCTGAAGGGATAAATGATAAAGAACCAGATGCCTTTTTTGAACCTGGATTATTTTTAATTAAGCCAGATAATTCGGTTTACGCAGCGAGCATACAATCTATGCCATTTGCTAGACCAGAGTTCGAGGCGATTTTAAAGGCTGTCGATTTTGTACTGGATAAAAATTTTCCCGCTCGCGGTGAAGCTTGA
- a CDS encoding threonine aldolase family protein: MSEIDLRSDTVTRPTKGMLKAMMNAEVGDDVYKEDPSVNALEEKLAKLFGKDEALFFPTGSMANQAAIKLHTQPADQLICDKWAHVYNYEGGGASFNSGVSCKLVDGHRGMITAAQVEENINPPDFYHSPLTTLVCLENTTNKGGGACYDIEEIKKIRKVCNTHNLGLHLDGARLFNALVAKGESPKEYGKLFDTISVCLSKGLGIPMGSVLIGNKDLMKGAMRVRKILGGGMRQVGFMAAAGIYALDNHVDRLAEDHKRASEIAEILRAQSYIGEVEPVETNIIIFNLKDASAEDKFNKTLQKNNIRISALGKGKLRIVTHLDYTEEMHQKFLSVLKNISL; this comes from the coding sequence ATGAGCGAAATAGATTTAAGAAGTGACACGGTAACCAGACCAACCAAAGGAATGCTAAAGGCGATGATGAATGCTGAGGTTGGCGACGATGTTTATAAGGAAGATCCTTCAGTAAATGCTTTAGAAGAAAAATTAGCTAAGCTTTTTGGGAAAGATGAGGCGTTGTTTTTTCCTACCGGGAGTATGGCCAATCAAGCTGCGATAAAATTGCATACGCAACCAGCCGATCAGTTAATTTGTGATAAATGGGCGCATGTTTATAATTACGAAGGTGGCGGGGCTAGTTTTAATAGTGGCGTAAGTTGCAAACTGGTGGATGGTCATCGTGGCATGATCACGGCCGCGCAGGTAGAGGAGAATATAAATCCACCAGATTTTTATCATAGTCCGCTTACAACCTTAGTTTGTTTAGAAAATACAACAAACAAAGGAGGCGGCGCTTGTTACGATATTGAAGAGATCAAAAAGATTAGAAAGGTCTGTAATACACATAATCTTGGTTTGCATTTAGATGGTGCCAGATTGTTTAATGCATTGGTGGCAAAAGGAGAATCTCCTAAAGAATATGGAAAGCTATTCGATACCATTTCAGTATGTCTTTCTAAAGGATTGGGAATTCCTATGGGATCTGTTTTAATTGGTAATAAAGATCTTATGAAAGGTGCAATGCGCGTACGTAAAATTTTAGGAGGCGGTATGCGTCAGGTTGGTTTTATGGCTGCAGCAGGGATTTATGCCTTGGATAATCACGTAGATCGCTTAGCTGAAGATCATAAAAGAGCTAGTGAAATTGCTGAAATATTAAGAGCGCAATCTTACATTGGTGAAGTAGAACCTGTTGAGACAAATATTATTATTTTTAATTTGAAGGATGCTTCAGCTGAAGATAAATTCAATAAAACGCTTCAGAAAAATAATATTAGGATTAGTGCATTAGGTAAAGGAAAATTGAGGATTGTAACGCATTTGGATTATACTGAAGAGATGCACCAAAAGTTCCTTTCAGTATTAAAAAATATAAGTCTGTAA